CGGTCTGCTTGCGACTACCCGCATAGAAGGAGTCTGGCGTCACATTGAGGATGCCCATCACGACAGGCTCCGACAGGTCAAAGGCGCGTCCCCCTAGGTTGAGTATGTAAGACATAAGCGTGTCAGGTCTTGTGGGTCGTTGTGATCGCTCCTCGTCACTTACTATATGGTAGTGGCGAGGAGCGGTTGCTTTTAGCGATTAAAGTTTAGCTTGGCGCATATCCTTTGACTCTGCCAGGGCTTTGTGGAAGGCGAAGGCTTTCTCCAGACAAACAGGTGTCTGTCCCTCCGAAGCCTGAGCCAGATAAGCACGTAGCAGTGGACGGTAGTCGGGATGGGCGCAGTTCTCTATGATGCGCTCAGCACGCTGTCGTGGAGAGAGCCCTCGGAGGTCGGCGATACCGTACTCAGTGATGAGTACCTTGACCGAGTGCTCGCTGTGATCCACGTGGCTCACCATCGGCACGATAGCGCTGATAGCGCCGCCCTTAGCGGTCGAGGGCGTGGTGAAGATAGAGATGTAACCATTGCGGGTGAAGTCGCCCGAGCCACCGATACCGTTCATCATCTTAGTGCCGAGGACGTGCGTTGAGTTGATGTTGCCATAGATGTCTGCCTCGAGAGCGGTATTCATCGTGATGACCCCGAGACGGCGCACGATGCCTGGGTTGTTGGAGTACTCCTCCGGGCGCAAGAGTAGCTTGTCCTTGAAGAAGTCCCAGTTCTGATAAATGTCTAGGATAACATCGCGACTGACCGAGAGCGAACAGCCTGAAGCAAACTTAACGCGACCCTCCTTCATCAGCCCAATGACGGCATCCTGGATTACCTCGGTGTAAACCTCAAAAGGTGGGATCTTAGGACTCTTGCCTACGGAGGCTAGGACCGCATTGGCGATATTGCCTACGCCACTCTGTAGCGGTAGGAACTCACGGGGGATGCGTCCCGTGCGGATCTCCTCCTCGAGGAACTTCGTGACATTGTCTCCAATTGCCTGCGTCACCTCATCGAGCGGCGCAAAGCCTCCGTCATCGTTTGGCTCGCTAGTCTTGACGACCGCTACGACCTTCTTCGGGTCGAGCTGTACGTAAGGCTTGCCGACACGATCAGAGGGCTTGTAGATAGGTAGCTCACGACGTGCGGGTGGGTCAAGAGGCTCAGCGATGTCGTGGAGTCCACGTATCTTGGCGGGGTGACGGTCATTGATCTCGACGATGATCCGGTCTGCGAGACGGCAGATGGTGGGTAGGATACCGACGCCCGTGGTGGGTACCAGCTGACCATCTTCCGTTAGCTCGGCAGCCTCGACGATAGCCACATCGATCTTGCCAAAGAAGCCAGCACGCATCTCCTGTGCTAGCTGCGAGAGGTGCATGTCGCAGTAAGCTACCTCACCGCTATTGATCTCAGCACGTAGGTCTTTGTTAGACTGATAGGGTGCTCTAAACTTGATCGCATGAGCACGTGCTAGGGCTCCGTCGAGGCGGTCGCCTGTCGATGCTCCCGTGAAGACGCTTATGCGGAAGGGCCTTCCTGCTGCGTGCTCCTCCTCGGCGTAATGAGCTATGGCTTGTGGCACTACCTTAGGGCAACCAGCAGGCGTAAAGCCACTGAAGCCTACCTGATCGCCATCGTGAACTAATCTCGCTGCCTCTTCGGCAGTCATGATTGGGTAAGACATACTATATATTGGGTTAAGTGTTGGTGCTATAAGAGCCCGCCACCGCCTCACTGCGGTAGCGTTTCTCAAAGGTACGGAAAAAAGAGATTAGACCTTAGAGGTTAGACCTTAGAGGTTAGAAGTTAGAGATTAGAGGTTAGAGAAACGAGTAACCCTTTGTAGGGGCGGACCTACGTGTCCGCCCGTCCCCGTTGAAGTGCTGTATGCCTTGTGGGCGGACACGCAGGTCCGCCCCTACAGCGGGTTACACGAACCAATAGCTAAATAAGTAGGGAAATTAGAGGTTAGAGATCAGAGGTTAGAGAAACGAGTAACCCTTTGTAGGGGCGGACCTACGTGTCCGCCCGTCCCCGTTGAAGTGCTGTATGCCTTGTGGGCGGACACGCAGGTCCGCCCCTACAGCGGGTTACACGAACCACTAGCTAAATAAGTAGAGAAATTAGAGGTTAGAGATTAGAGGTTAGAGAAACGAGTAACCCTTTGTAGGGGCGGACCTATGTGTCCGCCCGTCCCCGTTGAAGTGCTGTATGCCTTGTGGGCGGACACGCAAGTCCGCCCCTACAGCGGGTTACACGAACCAATAGCTAATAGCTAACAGCCAAAGGCCAACAGCCAAGGGCTAGAATTGAAAGTAGATAAAGGGTTGCACACCACTGCTCTGGAACTGGACGACGAGCAGCACGACGAGGGCGAAGAGGAGCGCCTGACCGACGAGCGGCATGCGACTGATGCTACGCTCGAGGGGACGGAAGGCGCGCTGCGGAACGAAGTGGGCTACGAAGCCTAGCACGATCAGCGTCACGACGAGCCAGTAGCCCTCGAGGAACTGCGGGATGATCTCGGGGTGGAACTCGTACCGTATCATTTCAAACATTTGTCCGATGCCCTCCATCGTTGGCATACGGAAGAAGATCCACGCGAAGCAGACGAAGTGGAAGGTGATGAACATGCCTAGGTAGCGTCTCAGCCGTCCCATAGAGGCTCCATCGGGGCGTGCCCACGGGCAGATCTGCATATAGAGCTTGTGCAGGGCAAGTGCGACGCCGTGCATACCACCCCAAAGGATGAAGCGCAGGCTGGCTCCGTGCCATAATCCGCCGAGGAGCATCGTGATCAGAAGGTTGAGATAAGTGCGCAGCCGACCACGACGACTTCCCCCGAGCG
The sequence above is a segment of the Porphyromonas vaginalis genome. Coding sequences within it:
- a CDS encoding acetyl-CoA hydrolase/transferase family protein, with product MSYPIMTAEEAARLVHDGDQVGFSGFTPAGCPKVVPQAIAHYAEEEHAAGRPFRISVFTGASTGDRLDGALARAHAIKFRAPYQSNKDLRAEINSGEVAYCDMHLSQLAQEMRAGFFGKIDVAIVEAAELTEDGQLVPTTGVGILPTICRLADRIIVEINDRHPAKIRGLHDIAEPLDPPARRELPIYKPSDRVGKPYVQLDPKKVVAVVKTSEPNDDGGFAPLDEVTQAIGDNVTKFLEEEIRTGRIPREFLPLQSGVGNIANAVLASVGKSPKIPPFEVYTEVIQDAVIGLMKEGRVKFASGCSLSVSRDVILDIYQNWDFFKDKLLLRPEEYSNNPGIVRRLGVITMNTALEADIYGNINSTHVLGTKMMNGIGGSGDFTRNGYISIFTTPSTAKGGAISAIVPMVSHVDHSEHSVKVLITEYGIADLRGLSPRQRAERIIENCAHPDYRPLLRAYLAQASEGQTPVCLEKAFAFHKALAESKDMRQAKL